AGCTTGTTACCAAAACCATACTTCATCTATGAAAAGACAAATGGATACTCACATTTTTTACATTTAAAAAGTCCGCGAAATAAGTTATGAATATCCGTTTTTCCTGTTTAGGCTGAAAATGAGTTCTTTCCGCGGAGCTATTAATTCTTGCATCATTTATTAGTAGGTGCCAAAAACACTAGCCTCATAAgataatacaaaagatatattggattaatattcaaaaacgAAATACTACAgtcaaatatataataaattcctttttaaactttaataaagaCTTCAAATACGTCACTTGAAAAAACTAACATTGCATACACATACATATGTATATTGTGCCTTATAGTAAGATATATAGCTTTTATTTCTTTGCTGTAATCTAGTACACCAGAAGCAtctcaattttattatagtCTGAGAGTACcctttattttaaaaattagtCATTATATTGTTACTCAGTTGCTTCTCATAGCCGAtccataattttttttctgttcaaatattttacaattgtAATGagaattttgaagaattttgaAGATTACTGTGGAAATTAAACTTATCCTAATTAGGACAAAGAAAATTCTCGTTTGCTACCCGATTGTTTCTGAGGCCGGGAGTTAACTAGAATAAGTCAAGCTCGAATATTTTCCCTTCAATAGATGATATCACATGCCATACTTTATATCTACATTTCTTGCTTGTTTCCTAGTTATTACCAGAATCCGTTGAAATTTGATAGTGTGTAATCTCACCAATATAATAGACAAGTGCTTTTTaggtaaattttttgtttttttgataaacGCAGTCAACCACTCTAAACCTTTTCCGATAATTAAAGGGTTGCCAAGGGTTCTTTCTATACACTGTTAGTTTTTTGGAGCGACTAATTTCAATAGAGAAGAGAATTCCATACTGGAAGAATGCCCTTTCAAAAATGTTGTTCAGGATATGCTAACAGAAGCTATTTGTCAAACTCATTTAACtctattattagaatttaaataaacaatctgataattatatttctgGTTCATGTTACCTAAATACTTCTtgttggaaaaaaaatattttacatatTATAAAACTTATTAGAGAAATTTATCTAAAGGGTATATAGgctaaaataaataaataactCGGGGTCCTATGTGCCAATTTCATTAGTAAAAGATTAAGTATAggataaaattaataattcttaaTGCTTAAGTCAATTAACATGAACAACTTTTCTTTGTAGGATACACACATTCTTTGCATTTAGATAGTGAGCACGATTCACAATTGGCAGGAAAACATTTTGCAGTTACaacttgaatttttatttgtattacaTTGAAAAACTTTGTTTCTCACATTTATAGTCATTCTTTTCAGAGCAGTTACATTTAGCATATTGGTacatattaaagaatttttaaaatttcgaACTAAAGAAATTGGTATACAATGCTCTTATGCTTTGTATATTTGTAGAATTTTATTGATAACGTTTTGATCTTTACACATAAAACAACTGCaactaaataaaaaaaagtttcttAGCTTTCTTTTTCGCagttatttttcaatgattTATTCTAATATGCGTATTTTTTCTGTCATCAACGATAAGCTCTAAAAACGATTGAAACAATTTGTACTGACGACATTCTTCAAGGATTGGAAACTAAAATGCATAACAGCAATTAATTAGAAGTATATTCTTATATTGTTTTAGAACgaaattgttaaaaatttaataacaCATCATAGTTTTGTGAATAGAGCAAATATGCTCAACCTTAGTTATAAGTTAGTGtgttttaaatatcaaaataatctGACTGATTCCTTCCTCTCCTCGAAATATCATACACTTATTAATCTCCgaagtttaataaacaagGTTGCTATGCATAagaatgatattaatttcattctAGAAGTAACCATAACATCTATAGTGAATTGTAATATTACACTATAATTATACGTAAAAAAAAGTGCCCTTTAGAAAAACAAAGACAATATTTCTTTGATTTACCATTAAGTTACCTCCATTATTGATTGTCATTACGAATATGAATTCATACTAATTACTTACCTTGcttatcaaaaaattgaaagcTGTTAAGCTCTAACGAATTTTACTATTGGctaatttgtttttcatACTTAATATAGATACCTTAGTACACGACTTTCACCTAGCTATCTTCACGCATTGTCTGCATCATGACTTAAATTACAAACTATacattatataattaactAACTTTATTTTGGTAAATTGGTGATGCTGTTGATACTGTTAGAGGATCTGTTTCATCATCTTGGATGTTTCCAGTCTCATCAACGTGTACATCTTGTTTGGTTTCTGCACATGAATCATATTTGGTGTCCGTACGTGAATCTTGCTTGGTAGTTGGAGGTATATCTTGACTTGGCTCTTGAGATACGTCTTCGCCTTGTTTTTGATCTTGACTCTGAATTTGGGGTTGAGCTAGTTCTTGAATCTGCTTCTGAGGATCCTCGGATATTTCCTTAGGCATTGCTTCTGGAGTTGCTTCCAAAGTTGCCTCTGAAGATGATTCTTGATTTACTTCTGGAGGTTGCTCTCTCTTAGCTCCAGCTTTTGCCTGTCGCCTTTCTCTAGTTCGGCCACGTTTCTCATCCACCTTTCCTAGCTTCATAGTTGCAAATAAATTTCTCAAGGATTTCTTTTTGTCATTTTCCACATCTGAACCACTGTAGCCGCTACTAGAATGACTATCATCTGGTGAGTCGAGCCCACCAACTAGTTGTGGATAGGTgatatcttttttcttcttatttttaaacattTGACTATTCGCCATCTCTTTGAACTTGGCAGAGTAGCTCTTGAATAATCCATTTTTTGAAGTCAATGGTGACATAGTTTCGTATTTTTCTCTTGTTTTTGCAAGAAACTCGTTGCTGGATTCACTAATAATACTCTCTGCATCACTTGTTGGCTGAGCCAACTCATGAACCGGTAATGGTGCAGGATTATTAGGATCTAAAGTTATCTTATCATGTGCTTCGGACTCTTCTACTGGACCTTCATTTGGAGGATCCATTGGTTCCTCAATTGGTTCCTCTTCGGGCCCACCAATATCCTTTCTTCGTCTTGACTTCAAGTCACCAAATTTCCTATCGATCCATCGCTTAAATCTGATATTTTTGGCTGTCTTAACATCTTCAGtcatttgatttatatttttttcattggaATCAAACCGTCTGACATCTTGTTTCTCAGCTTCAGTTAATTCTCTACTACAAAACTTACTCTCTATGACTCGCTGATATCCACTCATCTCATTAATGCTTCTATCCAACTCCTCATTTGCTTGCATGATACTCTCTAACCTATCACTTCCAGGAACTAATAG
This DNA window, taken from Henningerozyma blattae CBS 6284 chromosome 3, complete genome, encodes the following:
- the TBLA0C02140 gene encoding uncharacterized protein — encoded protein: MSSNLHNDVENESEEYGEVFKFEPDERFVTPPNHVDSNGRTIENEMNGCVMQLPEEELLLVPGSDRLESIMQANEELDRSINEMSGYQRVIESKFCSRELTEAEKQDVRRFDSNEKNINQMTEDVKTAKNIRFKRWIDRKFGDLKSRRRKDIGGPEEEPIEEPMDPPNEGPVEESEAHDKITLDPNNPAPLPVHELAQPTSDAESIISESSNEFLAKTREKYETMSPLTSKNGLFKSYSAKFKEMANSQMFKNKKKKDITYPQLVGGLDSPDDSHSSSGYSGSDVENDKKKSLRNLFATMKLGKVDEKRGRTRERRQAKAGAKREQPPEVNQESSSEATLEATPEAMPKEISEDPQKQIQELAQPQIQSQDQKQGEDVSQEPSQDIPPTTKQDSRTDTKYDSCAETKQDVHVDETGNIQDDETDPLTVSTASPIYQNKVS